Proteins encoded within one genomic window of Aspergillus nidulans FGSC A4 chromosome VII:
- a CDS encoding phosphatase PAP2 family protein (transcript_id=CADANIAT00008082): MGAGAILEPLVVIVLLFGGTWINRTAGSFPPSRRARRKSVDRYRGVSPDSIESGLCSPTSKDGLLKDRPLSPASSHCGHESWRKRRIGILLWTTEVTSPNTVVFQDRLLSRLLRKLPFLAECWYWALVYWTYQLGRAFTAVTLQEGTVDVARKHALKLIEIEQALGLFWEVPIQQFFLRHPLLMKWTNWIYSFIHIPGTIAFLVWLYYYTITRNHSDEPQSGKPRGTASGSPAGPLLYQARRRTLAVCNLLAFVVFTLWPCMPPRLLSDEKVQGPEGKLARSFGFVDTVHGAEGAGSVWTENRFCNQYAAMPSLHFGYSLMIGLTIMTIPLPAHHRVSTRVRIGPFGAQIPSRQRLVCLFLGFAYPFMILAAIVATANHFILDAVAGAIVCTLGWKFNSVLLNLLPVEDYFLWLVRIHKPEPAEMAGPLDLEEWTDEIEAETA; this comes from the exons ATGGGCGCCGGAGCTATTTTGGAACCTCTGGTGGTCATCGTCTTGCTTTTCGGCGGCACTTGGATCAACCGTACCGCTGGCTCGTTTCCTCCCTCACGTCGTGCTCGCCGCAAATCTGTTGATCGTTACCGTGGTGTTTCACCGGATTCGATCGAATCGGGCCTTTGTTCGCCCACGTCCAAGGATGGCCTCTTGAAAGACCGACCTTTATCTCCAGCCAGCTCTCACTGCGGGCATGAGTCATGGCGTAAGCGAAGAATCGGGATACTCTTATGGACCACCGAAGTTACCTCTCCGAATACTGTTGTTTTCCAAGACCGTCTTCTCAGTCGGCTGCTACGCAAGTTGCCTTTCCTGGCCGAATGTTGGTACTGGGCGTTGGTGTACTGG ACATACCAATTAGGAAGAGCATTCACGGCCGTAACCTTACAAGAAGGCACGGTCGATGTAGCGAGAAAACATGCGCTTAAGCTTATCGAAATCGAACAGGCCCTCGGGTTGTTCTGGGAGGTTCCGATCCAGCAGTTCTTCCTCCGGCACCCGTTGCTCATGAAATGGACCAATTGGATCTATTCGTTTATCCATATCCCTGGAACAATCGCATTCTTAGTTTGGCTATATTACTATACAATCACGAGAAACCATTCCGATGAGCCCCAGTCTGGCAAGCCCCGAGGGACGGCAAGTGGCTCACCTGCTGGGCCGCTTCTCTATCAAGCCCGCCGACGAACATTAGCTGTttgcaatctcctcgcaTTTGTTGTATTCACTCTATGGCCCTGTATGCCGCCTCGCCTGCTAAGCGATGAGAAAGTGCAAGGGCCCGAGGGAAAGCTGGCACGCAGCTTTGGCTTTGTGGATACCGTGCATGGAGCCGAAGGCGCGGGCAGCGTGTGGACTGAGAACAGGTTCTGCAATCAATATG CTGCTATGCCCTCTCTGCATTTTGGGTATTCCCTCATGATTGGACTCACCATCATGACAATCCCGCTGCCTGCTCATCATCGCGTCTCGACTCGAGTTCGAATCGGCCCATTTGGTGCCCAGATTCCGTCCCGTCAACGCCTGGTCTGTCTATTCCTTGGCTTTGCATACCCGTTCATGATTCTCGCCGCCATTGTCGCTACTGCGAATCACTTCATACTCGATGCGGTCGCTGGTGCGATAGTATGTACGCTCGGCTGGAAGTTCAACAGCGttctgctgaacctgcttCCTGTGGAAGACTACTTCCTTTGGCTAGTCCGGATACACAAGCCTGAGCCAGCAGAAATGGCAGGACCATTGGATCTCGAAGAATGGACTGATGAAATAGAGGCTGAGACTGCCTGA
- a CDS encoding PWWP domain protein (transcript_id=CADANIAT00008083) has product MAEANTNSPAPAPDSGEAPVERASAELKASPQESASEPTKENTKKDANGADGKPAESAPAQDDKKESSDDTADKTEAPAEPAEAKKSDEGAAASADAEPAAAPEANGAPSSTKKASSKRKSTGGDTKSKLNRKKSMSRITHLDAKAGEYYLARLRSFPPWPAVICDEEILPQSLLSSRPVTARRPDGTYREDYADGGKRVAERTFPVMFLQTNEFAWIPNTDLSPLDPAACKDISEKGKSKALVAAYNVAAENHDLAYFKNMLADHQAAIQQEEEEREAQEAAKAAAKAAKEAKKNKRKSMEVRDDVEMEDADEEKQPKSSKKRKKDAEAEGDDKPAKTPKTGTKLKLTTPKNPAEEKKASGSAKAKQSTSKKGKKAAASEDSDESSPAPKEPEPKVNLEEAKKKREREVLFIRHRLQKGFISRDHPPKEEEMSQMSGYFTKLEKLNDLEVSIIRETKIHKVLRMIIKLPNIPRDEEFDFRKRALDILSKWKNVLDSDRATPSQEKEKEKEEKPKSNGVHKEKEGSAEAPVKASESKSEKEDDTKLDTPDQDTPMPDADEKTEEAPAPAKGEDEKVESADAAGETGKSEKKETETDTEKPAEDKAEDKKADEKTAEAETAA; this is encoded by the exons ATGGCTGAAGCCAATACCAACTCCCCGGCGCCTGCCCCGGATTCTGGTGAGGCGCCTGTTGAGCGCGCTTCTGCGGAGCTCAAAGCTAGCCCACAGGAGTCGGCGTCAGAGCCCACCAAGGAGAACACAAAGAAGGACGCCAATGGCGCGGATGGAAAGCCCGCTG AAAGCGCGCCCGCTCAAGATGATAAAAAAGAATCTTCCGATGACACCGCTGACAAAACTGAGGCGCCCGCAGAGCCTGCCGAGGCGAAGAAGTCCGACGagggtgctgctgcttcagcagatgctgaGCCCGCTGCCGCACCGGAAGCCAACGGAGCACCGTCATCGACCAAAAAGGCGTCCTCTAAGCGCAAGTCTACGGGCGGAGATACCAAATCGAAGCTCAACCGCAAGAAGTCGATGAGCCGCATCACACATTTGGATGCCAAGGCTGGCGAATACTACCTCGCGCGTCTTCGCAGCTTCCCCCCCTGGCCCGCCGTCATCTGCGACGAGGAAATTCTTCCGCAGAGTCTTCTAAGCTCGCGTCCCGTCACCGCTCGGCGACCCGATGGAACCTATAGAGAAGACTACGCCGATGGTGGTAAGCGTGTCGCCGAGAGAACATTCCCTGTCATGTTCCTCCAGACAAATGAGTT CGCTTGGATACCCAACACTGACCTTTCTCCCCTCGACCCTGCTGCTTGCAAAGACATATCAGAGAAGGGTAAATCCAAGGCGCTTGTGGCTGCTTACAATGTCGCCGCGGAAAACCATGATCTTGCGTACTTTAAGAATATGCTCGCCGACCACCAAGCCGCAAttcagcaggaagaagaagagagagaagctCAGGAGGCCGCTAAGGCCGCCGCAAAGGCCGCAAAAGAAGccaaaaagaacaagagaaagagcatGGAAGTCCGCGATGATGTGGAAATGGAGGatgcagatgaagagaagcagccaaagagctccaagaagaggaagaaggacgcTGAGGCCGAGGGCGACGACAAG CCTGCTAAGACGCCCAAGACTGGTACCAAACTGAAGCTCACCACACCAAAGAACccggctgaagagaagaaagcgtccGGCTCTGCCAAGGCGAAGCAGAGCAccagcaagaaggggaagaaggccgcTGCAAGTGAGGACAGCGACGAGTCGAGCCCCGCGCCTAAAGAACCAGAGCCCAAGGTCAACCTAgaggaggccaagaagaagagggagagggaag TTCTATTCATTCGCCACCGCCTCCAGAAGGGCTTCATTTCTCGTGACCACCCGcccaaggaggaagagatgtCCCAGATGTCCGGCTATTTCACCAAGCTCGAGAAATTGAACGATCTTGAAGTGTCCATCATCCGTGAGACCAAGATTCACAAGGTACTTCGGATGATTATCAAACTTCCAAACATCCCGCGCGACGAGGAATTCGACTTCCGCAAGCGCGCTCTAGACATCCTTTCCAAGTGGAAGAACGTCCTCGACAGTGACCGTGCAACACCCTctcaggagaaggagaaggagaaggaggagaagcccAAGTCCAACGGTGTCCacaaggaaaaggaaggtAGTGCCGAAGCGCCGGTCAAGGCTTCTGAATCCAAGTccgagaaggaggatgacACCAAGCTCGACACCCCGGATCAGGATACACCTATGCCTGACGCCGATGAGAAGACCGAGGAAGCACCGGCGCCTGCcaaaggcgaggatgagaaggtAGAGTCTGCTGATGCTGCAGGTGAGACGGGAAAGagtgagaagaaggaaacggagacGGACACGGAGAAACCGGCCGAGGACAAGGCCGAGGACAAGAAAGCAGATGAGAAgactgctgaagctgaaactGCGGCGTAA
- the ppmA gene encoding type 2C protein phosphatase PTC7 (transcript_id=CADANIAT00008084) gives MILSVRPSRACGSAGSSLQAIARENLTGILWSPAARSQSLRRLPQDRPPQPLQRTRLPFLQVHSSRAFHSTPKRDSYTPRISYRVAASSSGKSRRFLPTKNAYNFNPELHDALGVAVDTQDPATKRKRRPDSGEDAFFVSTVGRRRDPSKDNTIAFAVADGVGGWAESRVDPADFSHALCDYMAQTALDWDGPAEQLRAKYLLQAGYDRVVADETIPAGGSTASVGIGLDDGRIELANLGDSGSVLLRQAAVHHYSIPQTHGFNTPYQLSIIPKRMRQQASIFGGGFLEDFPRDANTTTLHMHHGDVLMLATDGVFDNLNNQDILKLVTGRMIYTGAWRASTSPNTGIIPADRETLDRLTGAEGVATLVPSAMPKSTSNKSTIVSNPNNHIYTLQSLLAASIAGEAKLASLDPRRDSPFAKEAQRYYPGDHYRGGKVDDIAVLVIIAVEE, from the coding sequence ATGATCTTATCGGTCAGGCCCAGTAGAGCCTGCGGTTCAGCCGGCAGTAGCCTACAGGCCATCGCGCGCGAGAACTTGACAGGGATCCTTTGGTCTCCTGCAGCCCGATCTCAATCTCTCCGGCGTCTACCGCAGGATCGGCCTCCGCAACCACTACAGAGAACACGACTCCCCTTCCTTCAAGTACATTCGTCAAGAGCTTTTCATTCGACCCCAAAACGTGACTCGTATACTCCGCGAATATCATACCGCGTCGCGGCCTCGTCATCAGGCAAGAGCCGCCGATTCCTACCCACGAAGAATGCCTACAACTTCAACCCTGAGCTTCATGACGCCCTCGGCGTTGCCGTCGACACGCAGGACCCCGCGACCAAACGGAAACGGCGGCCGGATAGCGGAGAGGATGCTTTCTTCGTGAGCACAGTAGGCCGGCGGCGTGATCCATCCAAGGATAACACCATTGCCTTCGCAGTGGCCGACGGCGTCGGCGGGTGGGCGGAGTCGCGAGTCGACCCAGCAGACTTTTCGCATGCCCTATGTGATTACATGGCTCAGACAGCGCTGGATTGGGACGGGCCCGCTGAGCAACTCCGCGCAAAATACCTTCTCCAAGCTGGCTACGACCGGGTTGTCGCAGACGAGACCATCCCCGCAGGCGGCAGCACCGCGTCTGTAGGTATAGGCCTCGACGACGGCCGCATTGAACTTGCAAACCTAGGCGATTCCGGATCTGTTCTCCTCCGTCAGGCCGCAGTTCACCATTACTCAATCCCACAGACTCATGGCTTCAACACTCCCTATCAACTCAGCATCATCCCTAAGCGCATGCGCCAACAAGCGTCCATCTTCGGCGGTGGTTTTCTAGAAGATTTTCCACGCGACGCAAACACCACAACACTCCATATGCACCATGGTGATGTCCTTATGCTGGCCACAGACGGCGTCTTTGATAATCTCAACAACCAAGACATCCTGAAACTCGTCACCGGCCGCATGATCTACACAGGTGCCTGGAGAGCTTCTACATCCCCCAACACCGGAATCATCCCGGCAGACCGTGAAACCCTTGATCGCCTCACTGGTGCAGAGGGTGTCGCCACCCTTGTTCCCTCAGCAATGCCAAAATCAACTTCAAATAAATCCACCATTGTCTCCAATCCCAACAACCACATTTATACCCTGCAATCTCTTCTTGCTGCCTCCATTGCCGGCGAGGCGAAACTGGCAAGCTTGGATCCCCGCCGCGACAGCCCCTTCGCGAAAGAAGCGCAACGCTATTACCCTGGTGATCATTACCGCGGCGGAAAGGTCGACGATATCGCTGTTTTGGTTATAATTGCTGTGGAGGAGTAG